One window of the uncultured Treponema sp. genome contains the following:
- a CDS encoding response regulator transcription factor: MAKTFYIVDDHELLRIGTISYIEKKSGWVCKGNAGEPEQALSELSLLSGGNTLPDLVISDLNFSGDDAGFDFIAELHSLYPELKIIVYSMFFSAGMVQTAIQNGASGYVSKNAPSDELIECMDNAFSGRTFVQKELRENLVEFNSFTDALTQREKQVMALILQNFSNTQIAEKLQIRQRAVENYISSIYEKTGINDKKEFVRRFGK, from the coding sequence ACGAGCTTTTGCGCATCGGCACGATTTCCTACATCGAAAAAAAATCTGGCTGGGTTTGCAAAGGTAATGCCGGCGAGCCTGAACAGGCGCTTTCTGAGCTTTCGCTTTTGTCGGGCGGAAACACGCTTCCTGACCTTGTGATTTCCGACCTTAATTTTTCTGGCGACGACGCGGGCTTTGACTTTATCGCAGAGCTTCACTCGCTTTATCCGGAACTAAAAATCATAGTGTACTCAATGTTCTTTTCGGCAGGAATGGTCCAGACTGCAATTCAAAACGGAGCTTCGGGCTATGTTTCAAAAAACGCGCCGTCGGACGAGCTCATAGAATGCATGGACAACGCTTTCAGCGGAAGAACTTTTGTACAAAAAGAATTGCGGGAAAATCTTGTAGAATTCAATTCGTTTACAGACGCGCTTACGCAAAGAGAAAAGCAGGTGATGGCCTTGATTCTGCAAAATTTCTCCAACACGCAGATTGCCGAAAAACTGCAGATAAGACAGCGCGCCGTAGAGAATTATATCTCAAGCATCTACGAAAAAACCGGCATCAACGACAAAAAGGAATTTGTCAGGCGGTTTGGAAAATAA